One Rhizobiales bacterium GAS188 DNA window includes the following coding sequences:
- a CDS encoding enoyl-CoA hydratase — protein sequence MNDAVLIERRTTRIAVVTLNRPGARNAVDAAVTAGLANALATTEADPDIWAVVLTGAGEQAFCAGADLKVIAAGQSDSLRTAAGGFAGFVFAEREKPWIAAVNGLALAGGFEIALACDLIVATENAAFALPEVKRGLIASAGGAFRLPRRLPRALALEMIATGERLEAQRALALGLVNRVVPAGTACDAAVSLAEAICANAPLAVRESLKIGRIAADHSEAEMWVRSDAARQRIQATEDYREGPRAFIEKRAPRWSGR from the coding sequence ATGAACGATGCGGTTCTGATCGAACGCCGAACGACGCGTATCGCTGTCGTGACGCTGAATCGCCCAGGCGCTCGCAACGCGGTCGACGCCGCCGTGACGGCGGGGTTGGCCAATGCCCTGGCGACGACGGAGGCCGATCCCGACATCTGGGCTGTCGTCCTGACGGGCGCAGGCGAGCAGGCATTCTGCGCCGGCGCGGATCTGAAGGTCATCGCCGCGGGCCAATCCGACAGCTTGCGGACCGCGGCGGGCGGCTTCGCCGGTTTTGTCTTCGCGGAGCGCGAAAAGCCGTGGATCGCCGCGGTGAACGGCCTCGCGCTTGCGGGCGGGTTCGAGATCGCGCTCGCCTGCGACCTCATCGTCGCGACCGAGAATGCCGCCTTCGCGCTGCCTGAAGTCAAGCGCGGCTTGATCGCGTCGGCGGGTGGCGCATTCAGGCTCCCGCGTCGCCTGCCGCGCGCGCTCGCGCTCGAAATGATCGCGACCGGCGAGCGGCTGGAGGCGCAACGTGCACTCGCCCTCGGCCTCGTCAACCGGGTCGTTCCTGCCGGAACGGCCTGCGATGCGGCGGTCTCCCTCGCCGAGGCCATCTGCGCCAACGCTCCGCTCGCCGTGCGCGAAAGCCTGAAGATCGGGCGCATTGCCGCCGACCATTCAGAAGCGGAGATGTGGGTCCGCAGCGATGCGGCGCGCCAACGCATCCAGGCGACCGAGGATTATCGCGAGGGGCCGCGCGCCTTCATCGAGAAGCGCGCGCCGCGCTGGAGCGGACGCTGA
- a CDS encoding acyl-CoA dehydrogenase — protein sequence MPILGTQVFARLKSLHETGLTILSVDRLKERAEMDFTLNAEQEQIRASIFKLCARFGDEYWLERDREGGFPHEFHAAMADGSWLGIAMPEEYGGSGLGITEAAIMMQAVAESGAAMSGASAVHMNIFGLNPVVVFGSHEQKSRMLPPLIAGQDKACFAVTEPDAGLNTTELKTRAEKKGDHYVVTGQKIWISAAQVANKVLLLARTTPLDRVKRKTEGLTLFYTSFDRTKIEVREIHKMGRHAVDSNELFIEGMQVPEADRIGKEGDGFKSILHGMNPERILIAAEAVGIGRAALARATRYAKERIVFRRPIGQNQSIQHPLARSWAELEAAWLMVLKAASLYDRGLECGAEANAGKYLAGEAGFRACETAVMTHGGMGYAKEFHVERYLREVLIPRIAPVSPQMILSFIAERVLGLPKSY from the coding sequence ATGCCGATCCTCGGCACGCAGGTGTTTGCCCGCCTCAAATCGCTGCACGAGACGGGCCTGACGATCTTGTCGGTCGATCGGTTGAAGGAGCGAGCTGAGATGGACTTCACCTTGAACGCGGAGCAGGAGCAGATACGCGCCTCGATCTTCAAGCTCTGCGCTCGCTTCGGCGACGAGTATTGGCTCGAGCGCGACCGCGAAGGCGGCTTCCCGCACGAATTCCATGCCGCCATGGCCGATGGCAGCTGGCTCGGCATCGCCATGCCGGAAGAGTATGGAGGTTCGGGTCTTGGCATCACCGAAGCCGCGATCATGATGCAGGCAGTCGCCGAATCAGGGGCAGCGATGAGCGGCGCGTCCGCGGTCCATATGAACATATTCGGATTGAACCCGGTCGTCGTCTTCGGCAGTCACGAGCAGAAGAGCCGCATGCTGCCGCCGCTCATCGCCGGACAGGACAAAGCCTGCTTCGCCGTGACCGAGCCGGATGCCGGTCTCAACACCACCGAGTTGAAGACACGCGCCGAGAAGAAGGGCGACCACTATGTCGTCACCGGGCAGAAGATCTGGATCTCGGCAGCGCAAGTCGCGAACAAGGTCTTGCTGCTGGCGCGCACCACCCCGCTCGACCGGGTCAAGCGCAAGACCGAGGGGCTGACGCTGTTCTACACCAGCTTCGACCGGACGAAGATCGAGGTGCGCGAGATCCACAAGATGGGACGCCACGCGGTCGATTCGAATGAGCTTTTCATCGAAGGCATGCAGGTGCCCGAGGCGGATCGGATAGGCAAGGAAGGCGACGGCTTCAAGTCCATCTTGCATGGCATGAACCCGGAACGCATCCTGATCGCGGCCGAAGCCGTCGGCATCGGCCGCGCCGCGCTCGCGCGCGCCACCCGTTACGCCAAGGAGCGCATCGTCTTTCGCCGGCCGATCGGGCAGAACCAGTCGATCCAGCATCCGCTGGCGCGCAGCTGGGCAGAGCTCGAGGCTGCCTGGCTGATGGTTCTCAAGGCGGCGTCGCTCTATGATCGCGGGCTCGAATGCGGCGCGGAAGCGAACGCCGGCAAATACCTTGCAGGCGAAGCCGGTTTCCGCGCCTGCGAGACGGCGGTGATGACCCATGGCGGCATGGGCTACGCCAAGGAGTTCCATGTCGAGCGCTATCTGCGCGAAGTGCTCATTCCGCGCATCGCGCCGGTCAGCCCGCAGATGATCCTGAGCTTCATCGCCGAGCGCGTCCTCGGCTTGCCCAAATCTTACTGA